AAGGTGACGCCTTACAACGGCCGCGGCAAATTGCGTGATCTAAATTCTGTGATCGTCAGCGGAGAAGAAGAAGTCGTCATCGAAGCAGACCGAATTCTTATCGCGGTTGGCAGCGTCCCGGCCGGCCTTCGTGGTGTCGAAATGGACGGGGACCGCATCGGCAACAGCACCACAGCATTGAGCTTTCCCGATGTTCCAGAACGCCTGGTTGTGATCGGTGGCGGTTACATCGGAATGGAACTCGGCAGCGTCTGGAATCGCCTCGGAAGTGAGACGATTGTCTTGGAAGCGGCCGACCGAATCTTTCCCGGAATCGACGCCGACATGGCGAAGATGGCAGACCGTCAATACAAAAAACAGGGCATCTCGATTCGCACCAAAACGTTCGTCAAATCAGCGACCGTGAAAGGCGACAAGTGCATCGTCGAAATCCAAGACGGCGATCCGATCGAATGCGACCGCGTACTGCTATCGACCGGTCGGCGCCCAGCGACGGACGAAATCGGACTCGAATCGATCGGGCTCGAAACAGACCGAATGGGCTTCATCCCGGTAAACGAGAACTTTGAAACCTCGGTCGAGAATATCTACGCGACGGGCGACTGCATCGGCGGCGCGATGTTGGCACACAAAGCCATGGAAGAAGCGATCGTGTGCATCGAACGCATGGCAGGCATGAAGACTCATGTCAATTACGATGTCATTCCGGCAATCGTTTATACCCATCCCGAAATCGCCAGTGTCGGAAAGTCAGAAGACCAGCTCAAAGAAGCAGGTATCAAATACAAGAAAGGCGTCGGCTTCTTCGGTGCCAATGGACGCGCTCAAACACTGGGCGAATCCGAAGGCCGCGTCAAGATTCTTGCCGATGCGGAAACCGATCGGGTGCTCGGAGTTCACATCATCGGAGCTCACGCTGGCGACTTGATTGCCGAGGCCGCCGCGGCGATGGAATTCGGCGCTAGCAGCGAAGACATCGCACGAACCTGCCACGCACACCCAACGCTGGCCGAGGTCGTTCATGAAGCCGCGCTCGCTGTCGACAAGCGGGCTATCCACACTGCTTAGTGCCGTCGCAGATCATTCATTTGGGAATGGCGGCGCTCCCACGGAGCCGGCAAGTGAAGCGTCTCGGTTCTGCCGAAGCATCGCCTTCCCACAATGAATTTTCGGTTGCCTTACCGCTAGACGACTAGTTCTTGTCAGATGCGACGACCGTTGCGGCAAACATCGGTGTGCCGCTATAGGAATGGTGCGTCCACAATCCACGACCTGGGTGTTCACGGCGTTCTGCGGTGCTACGGACATGCCCTGCGTCTGCGACCGAAGCGACATACCCAGACGCAGTTAAGACAGCAACGGCAACCAATGCGTGACGAATGAAACGTGACATCTATCTACCTCTTGTGTGACCGGAAAGATCACTTTGTCGTTCGTAACGACGGTCCTAGAACCGGTCGATTTGGGCCGGACTGAATCCGCCTATGGCTCAGCCCGCGATGATCTTATGAACAAGAAGCAATCGCATGCCGCGTGCCATTTTGCCGAATGTAGAGTCAGATAACACGTTCTCAAGTTCATCCAGCTGGATGTCCGCTTGAATTACCTGTAAATAACGTTCTCGCTTTCATCGCAATCACAGAAGCCAAGCAAAAACGCTACTGCAGAAGACTGCGGTGACGCCATGCTCGCGATTAAACATTGATCGCAACGACCAATTTCTTTCTGCACGCGATGCTTCGCCTGCGACGACTACAGCGGGAACTCTTCAGAAGCTTCGTACAAGGGCAGGTAGCGGTAGTAGACTTCTAAAATCAACGCACACATGCACGTGGTGTAGAGACGACCGCCAACGTCACCCCACTTATCTTCGAAATGCCAGCTGCCGGACTCATGTCCCGTCTTGCCTTGGGTTCGAACCAAGTGGTCGCGAAGTTTGGAGTTCCAATCTTCCCAATCACGATGTCGGACATGGTGCAGTGCCATTGTCGCGTAATAGTCGTGATAGACGTTCGTCAGCGTTGGTCCGGCTTCGGCGATCTTGTCGAATTCACGATCGAAGTATGTCATCCCGGGCTGTTGTCCCAAATACAACAAAAGCGTCAACCCGATCGCGGTTGTCGTTTTCTCTGGCTTGGGACTGTTGTAACCGAACTGATAACGCGGTTCGCTGCGAACACTCATCACGAACTTCTTCGCATTCGGGAATGTATCGCTGCGTGTTTGCACACCGGCTTTCTTGGCGGTCACTAAAGACAACACCTGCCATCCGCTGATGGTGATGTCACCGGGACGCCCAGGTGTGTAGCCCCAGGAGCCATTGGGGTGCTGGGCGAATGTTGTAAAGTCAGCGGCCTTTTGAACGTGATGAAACAAATCCGTGTCAACACGATCGTTGATCTTCATCATCGCCATCGCTTCGGACATGGCCAACAATGCGATTCCATGCCCATACATACTGCCACCAAGTTGCCAGTCGTAGCCGTACTGTGTTTCGAGCGCGACCGATCTCAGATAATAAATTCCCTTCCGAACTTCTTCTTGATAAGGACCGTGGTCTGCGGTGTATCCGGCTCCTAAAAACGCTAACAGCGCCAAGCCGGTCGCGGCGGTTTTGGGTGTCGGTGTCGTTTCGTTTTCAGGTTTTCCATGCTTACACCGTCCATTGCAAGGCGCAAGATCAAGGTTAAAAGACCATGACCCGTCCGACTGCTGGTGGGCGGCTAGCCAACGCAAGGCATTTTCAACGGCGGCTTCGCTTTCCGCAGTCGCCCCAAACTTCTCGCCGTACTTAATACGTCCTTCGGGCGTTCGAGAAGACAATCCGCCACCGCCCATGTAACTCATCATCTGACTGACCTGCGGACCTCCTCCGCCATTTAACAAATCAGATTCAGATATCTCCATCGGACTGACAGGAAGGATCGTGTCCGATCGAATCGCAGCGAGGTCTTTGTCCAGCTGCATCACGTTGACTTCGACTTCGGTATCCAATTGCTGGTCATTGTCGTCTGCCAAGTCCGGTGTGACCGACAGCGATTGGATTGTGACGTCGGTGCTGCTGGTCGACTGGGCTCCCTTGATTGCGATACCGTTGTCGCTTCCTCCCAGATGAAACGTCAAGAAAGCCAACAAGATCAGCAGCGTTAAATGGATCGCGAGACTGACCAGCCAAGATGATGTCCGCACCGAACCGAGTCTTTCGATCCACCTCCCCGCAAAAGACGCTTCGCTGTCCTCAGCATCGTTCTCTAAGGCCACAACATCGACATTCGGTGCGAGAACGTCTATCGGCGGAACATTTGGCGACGAAGCCGGGTGGGATGAATCGGTAAGCTCCGGTTCCGCTTCAATCCTCGGACCTTCAGCTGAGCCCCTTCCGGAATGGCTTGCCCGGGGCGGCGCGATCAGCGGCGCTGGTTGCGCGTTAACCCGCTTGAAACGCGATGACGGGTCATCACGCCAACGGTCGTTCGAATCGGTTGCAGCGGTTTTGCGAGTCACAGGAGGGCAAGCGAGGTTGAATACTGTTGGCCGGTGACGGTATCCATCGTCATCGTCAGTATAGCTCGCTGCTAAATCTTTCCCTAAACGCAGAATCGACAGCCAGCCCATTCGGGGGTCTGTGCACCTGCCGAGGATTGTGCGGAACGCCAGCCGCTACTTTCCGGTTTTGCCCAACAGCGGATGAAGCAAAGGTTTGACCCATCGTTGATACCAAGACGATGGCTGTTGGACATCGTCCTCGCCAACCGCCAGCCGATGAGGCTGAGTTTTCCAAGCCGAGCGGCCTTCCAATTCCGCAATCGAACGCGGGTTCGAAATCCGCCCCGCTTGCACAGCACGCACACGGCTTTGGATGAAAAGGTTGGTCCGATCGTTGGGGTCGATCGACAACGCATGTCCGATGGTCTTGTTGGCCGATTCAAGACGCTGGTCAAGCAAATACGCGACGGCCAAATTGCCCAGCAATTCGACATCGTTAGGCTTCACCGCGACGGCTCGCTCAGCGATATCGCACGCTTCGCCACTTTGTCCCATCTCCAGCAAAACTCCTGACCATTCCTTCAGAACGACAGACTGTGGTTCGTCGCTCACTTCATCAGCATGCTGATAGGATTGAACCGATCGAGACAGGCGATGAACCGCATGCCAAGCTTTGCCCAAGAGGAACCAGATTCGCCAAGAATCTTCGTATCGGCTGACCAACTGCTGCAGGACTCCGATCGATTCACGAACATGTTTTTGTTGATCGGGCTTCAGCGGCCTTTCACCGGGCAGTCGCATGTTCGCGATGACAACGCCGGCCGCCCTTTGAAACATCTCTTCAGGCGTTTCATTAATTCGGGCGCTATAGAGCAACTCACCCGTTTCGCGATCGCGATACACATCGACTTTGTCATCTCGGCGTACAAAATCCAAACGGTCGCGGACTTCGTCGGCGGTCATGTGCTTCAACGTTGGGCCTTCTTCGGGATCCCAACTCTCAGGGGCAACGACCACGTTGGAATCGTTGCCAACCAAACTTGCGATCAGATTGCCTTTGTATTCCATCAACTGCAGCCAATCGCAGTCCGGCGTGATCGACTGATGAAACGCATCGACCAAGACAACTTCTGGTGAATCGCCGTCGGCACGCAAGCCGAGCAGCACCAACTGCTCCAGAAAAATTTCCGCATCGCGCGGTGACATAAAACTCGCCTGCGATACCTCGCCGTCACCGAACGACATCGAATTCGGTGCGATGGTGTGGAAGTCTGACGCCCCTCCATCCAGACAACGATCCAACGCATCGTTGCGGATGACCACGGCGGTACCTTCCAGCAGCACCGGCATATTATTCCCTTGAAATCGGACGACAGTTGACAGGCAGCCACAAACCACCGGTCAATGATAGCGATATTTCAAGCCCCAAACAAATTTTGAGGAATACCCGCAAACCGCGCCGTACGAGGACCTACTCGCCTGCCGCAGCGATCACTTCCAATGCGGGAGCCGAAAGATACTTTTGCGCAACTCGCGAAATCGATTCAGGATCGACAGCGCGAACCTTCTCCAGTGAATCGTCCAGCGACATGTATTGATCGTGCATCAGTGTGCGGCTCCCGATGCTGAATAGACGGTTGCTCGGCCGCTCACTTTGCATGATGTAACCGGCGGTGGTTTTGTTGATCGCTTGGTTTAGTTCTTCAGTACTAACGCCGTCTTTAACCAAACGCGCGACAATTTCCTGGATGAACCGTTTGTTGCTTTGCAAGTCTTCGGGGGCACAAACCAAATAGGTAAACCAAGATCCGCAGTCACTGAATTCCTGCGGCCAGCAAGTCGCGATTTCAGCTCGTCCGGTATCGATGAGATCCCAAAAAAGTCGACTGCCGCCTTCGTCACCTAAAATCGATGCGAGCAGCCGCGCTGCATAACGGTCTTTGCATTCCGAAGATGGCCCATCACCGATCATGATCGCGTAGGCCTGCGATGCGTCCGGCGTTGCAAGGTTTGCGTCCAGCTGGATGCCTTCAGGAATCGTTTTCAAGTCATCGTCCGGCAACGACTCGCTGGGTGTTCGATCTGCCCAACGCTGAGTCCGACTTTCGATCTCGCCGACCAACCCATCGAAGTCAACATTGCCGGTCGCCGCCAGGACAATGTTCTCTGGGCGATAACGCTGCAAGAAATAGTCTCGCATCCGCGATGCGGTCATCGCTTCGATCGATTCCGCAGTCCCCAGAACTCGTCGTCCCAAACCACGCGGTGAAAAGAAGATCTCCATCGCACGCTCAAAGCCGCCGAAGGGCGGCTGGTCTTCGTACTTGGCGATCTCTTCCAAAATCACTTGCCGTTCGGTCTCGAACTCTCCCTCATCCAAAACCGGCGACATCATATCGGTCAACAGATCGACGATGCGGTCTTGGAACTTCGGCAGAACGGTGGCGTAATACACCGTTTGCTCTTCGGAGGTGTAAGCGTTGGATTGGCCGCCAAGCTCATCGAGCTCACGATTGACGTCCTCGGCGCTGCGTCGATCGGTGCCTTTGAACATCATGTGTTCAAGGAAGTGACTTAGGCCCGACTGCAGGTCACGCTCGTTGCGCGCCCCGGCTCGAACGAAATAGCCCAACGACATCGAATAGCTGCGAGGATCAGTTTCGGCAACGATACGCAGGCCGTTTTTCAGCGTCGCACTTTTGAATTCAGGCATGGATAGGCTGGATTGTATTGACGAGTTGCCGTGTTGATTCGGCAGGAAGGAATCGAATACCGAGGTTTGGCTGCTGTTTCTCTGTCCGGTGCTTTTCAGTCCGGCCGGATCAGGATGCAACCGATTGTGTTGCCATAAGAACATCAAGTGGCTCGACACCCAGCGTGACGATTCGATAGTCCGCTGGTTGATGCTGCTGCCAATAGTCACGGACGTCATCTAGGGTCAGTGACTCAATCAATTGGCTTAGCTCTTCG
This is a stretch of genomic DNA from Stieleria sp. JC731. It encodes these proteins:
- the lpdA gene encoding dihydrolipoyl dehydrogenase; the encoded protein is MKTVRHELVVLGGGPAGYVAAIRAAQLGFDVACVDENARFGGTCLRVGCIPSKALLESSHLYDEAKNHFAGHGLKVSGLELDLAAMMERKNKIVDQLTGGIGMLFKSNKVTPYNGRGKLRDLNSVIVSGEEEVVIEADRILIAVGSVPAGLRGVEMDGDRIGNSTTALSFPDVPERLVVIGGGYIGMELGSVWNRLGSETIVLEAADRIFPGIDADMAKMADRQYKKQGISIRTKTFVKSATVKGDKCIVEIQDGDPIECDRVLLSTGRRPATDEIGLESIGLETDRMGFIPVNENFETSVENIYATGDCIGGAMLAHKAMEEAIVCIERMAGMKTHVNYDVIPAIVYTHPEIASVGKSEDQLKEAGIKYKKGVGFFGANGRAQTLGESEGRVKILADAETDRVLGVHIIGAHAGDLIAEAAAAMEFGASSEDIARTCHAHPTLAEVVHEAALAVDKRAIHTA
- a CDS encoding M16 family metallopeptidase produces the protein MPEFKSATLKNGLRIVAETDPRSYSMSLGYFVRAGARNERDLQSGLSHFLEHMMFKGTDRRSAEDVNRELDELGGQSNAYTSEEQTVYYATVLPKFQDRIVDLLTDMMSPVLDEGEFETERQVILEEIAKYEDQPPFGGFERAMEIFFSPRGLGRRVLGTAESIEAMTASRMRDYFLQRYRPENIVLAATGNVDFDGLVGEIESRTQRWADRTPSESLPDDDLKTIPEGIQLDANLATPDASQAYAIMIGDGPSSECKDRYAARLLASILGDEGGSRLFWDLIDTGRAEIATCWPQEFSDCGSWFTYLVCAPEDLQSNKRFIQEIVARLVKDGVSTEELNQAINKTTAGYIMQSERPSNRLFSIGSRTLMHDQYMSLDDSLEKVRAVDPESISRVAQKYLSAPALEVIAAAGE
- a CDS encoding tetratricopeptide repeat protein; this encodes MPVLLEGTAVVIRNDALDRCLDGGASDFHTIAPNSMSFGDGEVSQASFMSPRDAEIFLEQLVLLGLRADGDSPEVVLVDAFHQSITPDCDWLQLMEYKGNLIASLVGNDSNVVVAPESWDPEEGPTLKHMTADEVRDRLDFVRRDDKVDVYRDRETGELLYSARINETPEEMFQRAAGVVIANMRLPGERPLKPDQQKHVRESIGVLQQLVSRYEDSWRIWFLLGKAWHAVHRLSRSVQSYQHADEVSDEPQSVVLKEWSGVLLEMGQSGEACDIAERAVAVKPNDVELLGNLAVAYLLDQRLESANKTIGHALSIDPNDRTNLFIQSRVRAVQAGRISNPRSIAELEGRSAWKTQPHRLAVGEDDVQQPSSWYQRWVKPLLHPLLGKTGK